The Candidatus Nanosynbacter sp. HMT-352 genomic interval CGTTGTAACCGTTTGGATTATTGTTTTGCCAGTTCCAAGCGTCGCGGCAAGCATCTTCAATTGTCAATTCTGCTCGCCAACCTAGTTCTCTTTCCGCCAAACCTGGATCTGCATAGCACACCGCGACGTCACCCGCTCGACGTGGCGTAACTTGATATGGAACATCGCGACCAGATGCCCTCTCAAACGCCTTCACTAATTCCAAAACTGAAGTACCACGACCAGTGCCGATATTATAGACTTTATATTCGTTCGGGCGACCCAAATTCTCCAGAGCCGCCACGTGAGCCTTTGCCAAATCAACCACGTGAATATAATCACGTACACCAGTTCCATCTGGAGTGTCATAATCGTCACCAAAAACACTCAAATGCTCTCGCTTACCGACGGCGACTTGCGACACAAACGGCAGAAGATTATTCGGAATTCCTGAGGGATCTTCACCAATACGACCACTCGGATGCGCGCCGACTGGATTAAAATAGCGGAGAGATGTAAATTGCCACCCCTGATTTGTCGCTGAAATGTCGCGAAGCATTTGCTCAATCATCAACTTTGTTTGGCCATATGGATTCGTGGCAGACAACGGCATATCTTCGGTAATTGGTAATCGAGCTGGATCGCCATAAACTGTTGCCGAGCTAGAAAATACCAATTTCTTTACGTCAAATTCCTGCATTACATCAAGCAAGACCAATGTACTTTCAAGATTATTCTTATAATAAAGAAGCGCCTTCTCAACTGATTCACCGACAGCTTTCAATCCGGCAAAATGAATTACCGCATCGATTTTCTCAGACTTAAATAATTCTGATAGTCGCTGACGATCACACAAATCAAATTCATGAAACGGTATTGATTGACTGGTGATTTCTTCAACTCGCCTCAGGCTCTCGACGGATGAATTTGATAAGTTATCGACCACCACTACTTTATGATTTGATGATAATAGTTCGATGATTGTGTGACTGCCGATATATCCAGCGCCACCAGTGACAAGAATATTCATACATTTAACATATCATAAAATGGCTATTTATTTTAGTTAGCACTCTTGCACCGAGAGTGCTAATTTGCTATGATAACTATATCAAATTTCACCATTCTGTCTTTTGCTGGGGCGTAACAAATTAGACCTAAAAATCAAAAGGAGGATTTTATGCCACCAAACATGAATCAAGAAGAAACAACTAAACCACTCGAAAAATTTGGTACAGATATAACGGCGTTGGCGCGAGAAGGTAAACTCGATCCAGTGATCGGTCGAGATGAAGAAATTCGACGTACTATGCAAATCCTAAGTCGCCGCACTAAAAACAATCCCGTTCTCATCGGTGAGCCGGGAGTTGGTAAAACCGCAATTGTTGAGGCGTTGGCGCAACGAATTGTTAAAGGCAACGTTCCCGCTTCACTGAAGGATAAGCGACTAATTTCCCTAGAAATTTCCAGTCTTCTGGCGGGCGCTAGTTTCCGCGGACAATTTGAGGATCGATTGAAAGCCGTTCTGAAAGAAGTAGAAGACGCAGCCGGCGAGATTATTCTTTTTGTCGATGAGATTCACACCATGGTTGGCGCTGGAAAAAGCGAAGGCAGCATGGACGCGGGCAATATGTTAAAGCCAGCGCTGGCTCGCGGAAAATTGCACATGATTGGCGCGACGACACTCGCTGAATATCGTCAGTATGTCGAAAAAGATGCCGCCTTAGAACGAAGATTCCAGCCAGTTTACGTTGGCGAACCAAGTTTTGATGACACTGTCGCCATCTTGCGCGGATTGAAGGAAAAATACGAAATTCATCACGGAGTAAAAATCGCTGATGATGCAATCGTGGCAGCTGCCAGATTATCCACCAGATATTTGCCCGACCGATTCTTGCCAGACAAAGCAGTCGACTTGCTTGACGAAGCGACCAGCTCGCTCAAAATGCAGTTAGAAAGCGTGCCAATTGCGCTGGATCGATTGAATAATAGACGCTTGCAATTGGAAATCGAGGAAGCGGCGTTGAAAAAGGACAAATCCGACCACGCCAATATTCGCAAAGATGAAATCAAAGAGCAAATTGCCGAGATTCGCGCAAAAGCCGAAGTGATTGATAAAAAATGGCAGCACGAAAAAGACATTTTGCAAACCGTCAACACGACTACCGAAAAAATGGACAATCTGCGCTCACAATTGGAAATTGCTGAACGCGACGCAGACTTAGCCACCGCCAGCCGCATTAAATATGGCGATTTGCCGGAGCTGGAGAAAAAATTAGCAAGCGCCCGCGAAGAACTAGCGGCAATTCCAACCCACGACCGATTACTCCGCGAAGAAGTTACGCCTGACGATATTGCTGGCGTGGTAGCGCGCTGGACCGGAATTCCGGTGGAACGATTGATGGAAAGCGAATCCAGCAAATTGACCAAATTGGAAGAATCGATCAGCCGCCAAGTCATCGGACAAGATCGCGCCGTAGCAGCTGTAGCAAGCGCCATCCGTAGGTCGCGTGCTGGACTCGGCGACGTTAATCGACCGATTGGCTCATTCCTATTCCTCGGCCCTACTGGCGTAGGAAAAACAGAAGTCGCGCGCAGTTTATGTCGTGAATTATTCGACGACGAGCACGCCATGATTCGAATTGACATGAGTGAATATATGGAGCGTCACGCCG includes:
- the galE gene encoding UDP-glucose 4-epimerase GalE, with translation MNILVTGGAGYIGSHTIIELLSSNHKVVVVDNLSNSSVESLRRVEEITSQSIPFHEFDLCDRQRLSELFKSEKIDAVIHFAGLKAVGESVEKALLYYKNNLESTLVLLDVMQEFDVKKLVFSSSATVYGDPARLPITEDMPLSATNPYGQTKLMIEQMLRDISATNQGWQFTSLRYFNPVGAHPSGRIGEDPSGIPNNLLPFVSQVAVGKREHLSVFGDDYDTPDGTGVRDYIHVVDLAKAHVAALENLGRPNEYKVYNIGTGRGTSVLELVKAFERASGRDVPYQVTPRRAGDVAVCYADPGLAERELGWRAELTIEDACRDAWNWQNNNPNGYNG
- a CDS encoding ATP-dependent Clp protease ATP-binding subunit — protein: MPPNMNQEETTKPLEKFGTDITALAREGKLDPVIGRDEEIRRTMQILSRRTKNNPVLIGEPGVGKTAIVEALAQRIVKGNVPASLKDKRLISLEISSLLAGASFRGQFEDRLKAVLKEVEDAAGEIILFVDEIHTMVGAGKSEGSMDAGNMLKPALARGKLHMIGATTLAEYRQYVEKDAALERRFQPVYVGEPSFDDTVAILRGLKEKYEIHHGVKIADDAIVAAARLSTRYLPDRFLPDKAVDLLDEATSSLKMQLESVPIALDRLNNRRLQLEIEEAALKKDKSDHANIRKDEIKEQIAEIRAKAEVIDKKWQHEKDILQTVNTTTEKMDNLRSQLEIAERDADLATASRIKYGDLPELEKKLASAREELAAIPTHDRLLREEVTPDDIAGVVARWTGIPVERLMESESSKLTKLEESISRQVIGQDRAVAAVASAIRRSRAGLGDVNRPIGSFLFLGPTGVGKTEVARSLCRELFDDEHAMIRIDMSEYMERHAVARLIGSPPGYVGYDQGGQLTEAVRRRPYSVILFDEIEKAHPDVFNVLLQVLDDGRLTDGQGRTIDFSNTIIIMTSNVGSQMIMDYTGDDISSLDNQILETLRGHFRPEFLNRIDDIVIFDRIHPESMREIVDVQLEKVVRQVKDSRDITLDFDNSVRDMLARDGYDPSFGARPLKRLIQKRVLDPLALELIDGRIHDGDTVKVAAADDRIAFTNIV